The following coding sequences lie in one Pontibacter sp. G13 genomic window:
- a CDS encoding PKD domain-containing protein — protein MYRILHSQFLLICLTCACWTTSWAQCDSTFTFQVGPCPSDPIIFASSADPDSVANYSWDFGNGETSNQASDTILFPFNSFPTTYQVLLTVTDIHGATCSYTQPVTIPGLSTMEIISSSGFGVCSTDSLQLTHTATFTIDTIFTPLSQGPFTWDFGDGTVITTPFDTITHTFNCYGNYRVTVTKAGDTCPSFAKDFKFFKYPISSLQIIDQAVVCEGDTVRVANLTDDDCGNIDYYEWSWGSFGPTYTTTSKDTQELVVDIPNNLLCNMTTNGLSDQITIRAFNVCNAATGHTSTTQLTVLPRPRANFIPPDTACIPAGPIIFQNTSCPNQISTFPLSFTWNFGDPASGPLNTSMSTNGAHSYDASGIGTYAVTLTATNGCGSHTRLDSFVVLEAPVVGFIPDTTAGCAPFCLNVDNQTSPLLGMSFVWSLPFSSGSEWHFDTLSGAASFEPVICFDSAGSHTIQLLAENYCGFALDTSTIQVKLAPEISIPGITDTCGTFSLSSIPYTLDDNGSPISSYQWNFLGGTPNTFSGAIPPPITFVPGSNDISLTVTNACGNTTASYPFVLDTLTTVVAGNDTTICLSSDSLQLVAMPDSGFWTGIDVDSAGLFTPSAAGTYSLIFHHLASYCRIYDTVVVTVLPAPVVTTMGNDDFCIEDSILTLTATPLGGIWTGAGLLGTDQLSLDSVGVFNFTYTYQDTAGCPGIDQMTLTVNPLPIVDVPPSDTVFCLANTPLDLPTSTPLNGIWTGPGVSAPAGQFNPGLIGMVDTVTVFYTFTDPNGCASRDSLSVAIIQADSIDAGVGDQLCYNAPIDTLVGFFPLGGAWSGPGILAASPAFDPQLMVPGNNELIYTFAAGTSCEVRDTAIVFINDTTAIDAGPDEVLCESSGAFTLTGQSPSTGTWSGLGITNVMTGDYDPSLILPGITDTLVYGFTNPNGCESRDLRLVLVDSLPNIDFAADSGTCIGNTVIFVDNSTYVANDLWDYGDGSPLDGLGQHVYQDTGLFEVTLIGTTQNGCVDSADVFIHVTEPPVPLFTPSTLQGCAPLTVSWTNQSNPAGGTYFWDFGNGQTDSSDTPPAITFQGGLSDTTYTVTLTIANRCDTVQYVETITVFPLPTVTFGPAVNSGCSILPVDYANITYGGPNTYQWYQNLIDQDSLFYLDSIPPTQYYSYPLDTGFATYDIYLVATNSCGSDTGVQTITVFPNTVDAFFNTDTTIGCRPLTVQFTDLSGAPNIGWDILGTQPTGPTPQFTFDTVGTFTVYHFADNTCSYDTNSVTIEIYDLPETDFAADTAITCAGGYIQFQNLSVATTGYLWEFGDGDTSHAVNPLHQFDTAGTYTVRLFAWADTLACEGVDSLTITVLPLPQAEFFLSDTAGCPGLQVNFQAQVSGLNYFWDFGDNQGTSIAPSPSYVFGMDGLYSTTLTTTDGNGCQQSTSMDVLIFEPPVADFMVVEDSLCGTANTVSPVNLSTSNDTALVYLWDFGDGLGIDSVAAPNYLYSAPGSYTISLLATNTAGCADSTTQPLRVFPQPVAIIGTDLNQGCVPMNVQFKDLSQGNSQQMWTIDGNSLSGVQVTWPFTIPDTVYTISLVVDTAGLCFDSTTQQIRTASWPTAQFIPSWTEICGEPAPIQFTNQSSSTRPEIYKWRFGDGDTSILETPVHTYQSVGIFPIQLLVENDFGCQDSVIQEVEVYPIPIADFTSDQLQGCVPLSVNFTQQSQNWSHVRWEFGDLTLPSTIASPQHTFSGADTVFEVVMVVDTAGFCFDSASVTIETASWPVALFTPEWTEICGAPAPHAFTNLSQSTRPVTYEWDLGDGGISVLPEPLYVYASVGIFPIQMTVQNDFGCRDSISQTVQVYPNPVAAFTPDPYQGCAPLPITFTHGSQNFSQLTWDFGDQSGTFHALNPTHTFFAPDTSFEVTLVADTAGFCFDTAQVVVETASYPAAEFSVSADESCGPLEVQFLNLSSTLERAITFQWDFDGAGFSQADNPSQLFSAPDTYDVKLIVRNTFNCADSAFQQILIHPQPEADFIGELMQGCHPHPVTFTNLSTDATEYLWTLGDGATYTSPDVDHVFALPGSYDVSLVANYADECYDTLAFENFIEVLPSPIADFSYRDTLPYPQTSGHVVFQNESVDGVAFQWNFGDGSEVSDEVDPYHQYLTNDTFRVELITTAANGCTDTSLQPITPWKFGHIWVPNAMAPQAGSGDYALFLPKGIGLEIYQIAVYSRWGDLLWTSDKLIEGQPAEGWDGTVNGQAVSPGVYTWQLIRARFADGREETRQGTLTLIR, from the coding sequence ATGTATCGAATACTCCACTCTCAATTCCTGCTAATCTGCCTTACGTGTGCTTGCTGGACGACAAGCTGGGCACAATGCGACTCGACCTTCACCTTTCAGGTGGGTCCTTGTCCGTCAGATCCGATCATCTTTGCCTCCTCCGCCGACCCCGATTCAGTTGCAAACTACTCATGGGATTTCGGCAATGGCGAAACCTCCAACCAAGCCTCGGATACCATCCTGTTTCCGTTCAACAGTTTCCCCACCACCTACCAGGTACTCCTGACAGTCACAGATATACACGGAGCCACCTGTAGCTATACCCAACCCGTCACCATTCCGGGCTTGAGTACCATGGAGATCATCAGTTCGAGTGGGTTTGGGGTATGTAGCACGGATAGTCTCCAACTCACCCATACCGCTACGTTCACGATTGATACGATCTTCACACCGCTATCCCAAGGACCATTCACCTGGGATTTCGGAGATGGTACGGTGATCACGACTCCTTTTGACACCATCACCCACACCTTCAATTGCTATGGAAATTATCGGGTGACGGTGACCAAAGCCGGGGACACCTGCCCGAGCTTTGCCAAGGATTTCAAATTCTTCAAGTATCCAATTTCCTCCCTTCAGATCATCGACCAAGCGGTCGTCTGCGAAGGAGATACAGTAAGGGTCGCCAATCTCACCGATGATGATTGCGGCAATATCGACTACTACGAATGGAGCTGGGGATCATTTGGGCCTACCTACACGACCACTTCGAAGGACACCCAAGAATTGGTCGTCGACATCCCGAATAATTTGCTCTGCAACATGACCACCAATGGCCTGAGTGACCAGATTACCATTCGGGCTTTCAATGTCTGCAACGCTGCTACAGGCCATACTTCTACCACACAGCTGACAGTCCTCCCCAGACCGCGGGCCAATTTCATCCCGCCCGATACAGCCTGTATTCCTGCTGGTCCCATCATTTTTCAGAATACCAGCTGTCCCAACCAAATTTCGACGTTTCCACTTTCCTTCACTTGGAACTTCGGAGATCCCGCATCTGGCCCACTCAACACCAGCATGTCCACCAATGGCGCACACAGTTATGATGCATCCGGGATCGGCACCTATGCAGTTACGCTGACGGCCACCAATGGCTGTGGGTCTCATACACGGCTAGATTCCTTCGTCGTCTTGGAGGCACCTGTGGTAGGATTCATTCCGGATACGACGGCAGGCTGTGCCCCTTTCTGTCTCAATGTCGACAATCAGACTTCGCCGCTGCTGGGAATGAGTTTCGTCTGGAGCCTGCCTTTTTCCTCAGGCAGTGAATGGCATTTCGATACGCTGAGTGGAGCGGCTTCCTTTGAGCCAGTCATCTGTTTTGACAGTGCAGGGAGCCATACCATCCAATTATTGGCGGAAAACTATTGCGGATTTGCCCTCGACACTTCCACCATCCAGGTCAAATTGGCACCGGAAATCTCCATCCCGGGGATTACGGATACCTGTGGCACATTCTCGCTCTCCAGCATTCCCTACACCCTGGATGACAATGGGTCTCCCATCAGCAGTTACCAATGGAACTTCCTCGGGGGAACTCCTAACACCTTCTCAGGAGCTATCCCACCTCCGATTACGTTTGTACCGGGAAGCAATGATATCTCCCTGACCGTGACCAATGCCTGTGGAAATACGACCGCGAGTTATCCATTTGTGCTAGATACCCTGACCACTGTTGTCGCAGGAAATGACACAACGATCTGCTTATCTTCCGATAGCCTTCAATTGGTTGCCATGCCTGATTCTGGATTCTGGACAGGAATTGATGTGGACTCTGCGGGATTGTTCACGCCGAGTGCCGCAGGAACCTACTCATTGATTTTCCATCATTTGGCGAGCTATTGCCGCATTTATGACACGGTGGTGGTGACGGTGCTTCCTGCCCCAGTGGTCACGACGATGGGAAATGACGATTTCTGTATCGAAGATTCCATTCTTACCCTAACAGCTACCCCACTGGGAGGAATCTGGACAGGTGCGGGATTGCTGGGTACCGATCAGCTTTCCTTGGACTCTGTGGGGGTGTTCAACTTCACCTACACCTATCAAGACACCGCTGGTTGCCCGGGCATCGATCAGATGACACTCACAGTCAATCCACTGCCTATAGTCGATGTCCCCCCATCTGATACCGTTTTCTGCTTGGCCAATACCCCACTGGACTTACCCACCTCCACCCCACTCAACGGCATTTGGACTGGACCCGGCGTCAGCGCTCCTGCAGGACAGTTCAACCCCGGCCTGATCGGGATGGTAGATACTGTGACCGTGTTTTACACCTTCACCGATCCCAATGGTTGCGCGAGCCGAGACTCCCTTTCGGTAGCGATTATCCAAGCCGACAGCATTGATGCAGGGGTTGGGGACCAATTGTGCTACAATGCTCCCATCGATACGCTGGTGGGCTTTTTTCCATTGGGAGGCGCATGGAGTGGTCCGGGGATTTTGGCGGCTAGTCCGGCATTCGATCCGCAATTGATGGTGCCCGGCAACAATGAACTGATCTACACATTCGCAGCAGGCACGAGCTGTGAGGTACGGGATACCGCCATCGTATTTATCAATGATACCACGGCCATTGATGCTGGTCCCGACGAAGTACTGTGCGAAAGTTCAGGCGCATTCACCCTGACGGGACAATCTCCCTCCACAGGTACATGGAGCGGCCTTGGAATCACCAATGTGATGACCGGAGATTATGACCCATCGCTGATTCTACCCGGGATAACGGATACTTTGGTCTATGGATTTACCAATCCCAACGGCTGCGAAAGTCGGGATCTAAGGCTGGTGTTGGTTGACTCCCTTCCGAATATCGACTTCGCGGCGGACTCGGGAACCTGCATCGGCAATACGGTGATATTTGTGGACAACAGCACCTACGTGGCCAATGACCTGTGGGACTATGGCGATGGATCCCCACTGGATGGCCTCGGGCAACATGTCTATCAAGACACCGGATTGTTTGAAGTCACGCTCATTGGCACAACCCAAAACGGCTGTGTAGATTCGGCAGATGTGTTCATCCATGTGACTGAGCCTCCGGTGCCACTGTTCACTCCTTCCACCTTGCAAGGTTGTGCACCATTGACCGTCTCCTGGACCAATCAAAGTAATCCTGCCGGGGGAACCTACTTCTGGGATTTTGGCAATGGCCAGACGGATTCTAGCGACACGCCTCCTGCGATTACCTTTCAAGGCGGGCTTTCCGACACGACCTACACCGTTACCCTGACCATCGCCAACCGATGCGATACGGTACAATATGTTGAGACTATCACGGTATTTCCATTGCCGACCGTCACATTTGGACCTGCAGTGAACAGCGGGTGTTCGATCCTCCCTGTGGATTATGCCAACATCACGTATGGCGGCCCCAATACCTACCAATGGTATCAAAACCTGATCGATCAGGACTCCCTGTTCTATCTGGACAGCATTCCGCCTACCCAATACTACAGCTACCCATTGGATACAGGATTTGCGACGTATGACATTTACCTAGTGGCAACCAATAGCTGCGGCAGCGATACCGGCGTACAGACGATCACGGTATTCCCCAATACAGTCGATGCGTTTTTCAATACAGATACGACCATCGGTTGCCGCCCATTGACGGTTCAATTCACAGACCTCTCCGGCGCGCCCAATATCGGATGGGATATCCTGGGGACTCAACCCACGGGTCCCACCCCCCAATTCACCTTCGATACCGTAGGGACCTTCACCGTCTACCACTTCGCAGACAACACCTGTAGCTATGACACCAACAGTGTGACCATCGAGATCTACGATTTGCCGGAAACGGATTTCGCAGCGGATACCGCGATCACCTGCGCAGGCGGATATATCCAGTTCCAAAATCTCTCGGTAGCTACCACCGGATACTTGTGGGAGTTTGGAGACGGAGACACGTCCCATGCGGTCAATCCCCTCCATCAGTTCGACACTGCGGGCACCTACACCGTGAGGCTCTTTGCTTGGGCTGATACCCTGGCCTGTGAAGGCGTGGATAGCCTGACGATTACGGTGCTGCCATTGCCTCAAGCTGAATTTTTCCTGAGTGACACTGCTGGATGCCCCGGCTTGCAGGTCAATTTCCAAGCACAGGTGTCAGGCCTCAATTATTTCTGGGACTTTGGCGACAATCAAGGGACCAGCATTGCGCCAAGTCCGAGCTATGTCTTTGGGATGGACGGACTCTATTCGACCACCTTGACGACCACAGATGGGAATGGATGTCAGCAATCCACGAGCATGGATGTCCTGATCTTTGAGCCTCCAGTGGCGGATTTCATGGTGGTCGAGGATTCTTTGTGCGGCACTGCGAATACCGTATCTCCCGTGAATCTCAGTACCTCCAACGATACTGCGCTGGTATACCTATGGGATTTTGGCGATGGACTGGGCATCGACTCTGTAGCCGCGCCAAACTACCTGTACAGCGCGCCGGGAAGTTATACGATTTCCCTACTCGCCACCAATACGGCTGGTTGTGCGGACTCCACGACACAACCCCTGCGAGTTTTCCCACAGCCTGTGGCGATCATTGGCACAGACCTGAACCAAGGATGTGTCCCTATGAATGTACAGTTCAAGGATCTTTCACAAGGCAATTCGCAGCAGATGTGGACCATCGATGGCAATTCACTTTCGGGGGTCCAAGTCACCTGGCCATTTACAATTCCCGACACCGTGTACACCATTTCCCTCGTGGTCGACACCGCAGGATTGTGCTTCGATTCCACCACTCAGCAGATTCGCACGGCAAGCTGGCCGACCGCCCAATTCATCCCATCATGGACGGAAATATGCGGTGAACCTGCCCCGATCCAATTCACCAACCAATCCTCCTCCACTCGGCCAGAGATCTACAAATGGAGATTTGGGGATGGCGACACTTCCATCCTCGAAACGCCCGTGCACACCTACCAATCGGTCGGAATTTTCCCGATCCAGCTCTTGGTGGAAAATGACTTCGGATGCCAAGATTCGGTGATTCAGGAAGTGGAAGTCTACCCGATCCCGATCGCAGATTTTACATCTGATCAATTGCAGGGCTGTGTCCCACTATCCGTCAATTTCACCCAGCAATCACAGAACTGGAGCCACGTCCGATGGGAATTCGGAGACCTCACCCTCCCGAGTACCATCGCATCACCCCAACATACTTTTTCGGGAGCGGACACGGTGTTTGAGGTGGTCATGGTCGTGGATACTGCAGGATTCTGTTTTGATTCCGCGAGCGTCACCATTGAAACGGCAAGTTGGCCGGTCGCCCTTTTTACGCCTGAATGGACAGAGATTTGCGGCGCACCTGCTCCCCATGCATTCACAAATCTCAGTCAATCCACTCGTCCCGTCACCTACGAATGGGACCTTGGTGATGGAGGAATTTCCGTCCTGCCGGAACCGCTCTACGTGTATGCTTCTGTCGGAATCTTTCCGATTCAGATGACCGTGCAAAATGACTTTGGATGCCGCGATTCGATCTCCCAGACCGTGCAGGTGTATCCCAATCCGGTGGCGGCCTTCACGCCTGACCCGTACCAAGGCTGTGCGCCGCTCCCTATTACCTTCACACACGGGTCGCAGAATTTCAGCCAACTCACTTGGGACTTCGGAGACCAATCTGGCACCTTTCATGCGCTCAATCCCACGCATACGTTTTTTGCGCCTGACACCAGTTTTGAGGTGACGCTGGTTGCTGATACCGCTGGATTTTGCTTTGATACCGCTCAGGTAGTGGTCGAAACGGCCAGCTATCCAGCCGCAGAATTCTCCGTGTCGGCAGACGAGTCTTGCGGACCGTTGGAGGTTCAATTCCTCAACCTGTCCTCGACCCTTGAGCGCGCAATCACCTTCCAGTGGGACTTTGATGGAGCAGGATTTTCTCAGGCAGACAATCCTTCCCAGCTATTCTCTGCACCGGATACCTACGATGTCAAGCTCATCGTGCGCAATACCTTCAACTGTGCGGATTCGGCCTTTCAACAGATTTTGATCCATCCACAGCCCGAAGCGGATTTCATCGGCGAACTCATGCAGGGATGCCATCCGCATCCAGTGACCTTTACGAATCTGTCCACCGATGCTACCGAATATCTCTGGACCTTGGGCGATGGAGCCACATACACCTCTCCGGATGTGGACCACGTATTTGCCCTTCCGGGATCGTACGATGTGAGCTTGGTGGCCAACTATGCAGATGAGTGCTACGACACCTTGGCATTTGAGAACTTCATCGAGGTGCTGCCGAGTCCGATCGCCGATTTCAGCTACCGAGATACCTTGCCATATCCGCAGACTTCTGGGCATGTGGTCTTCCAAAATGAATCCGTGGATGGAGTCGCTTTCCAGTGGAATTTCGGAGATGGTTCCGAAGTCAGCGACGAGGTTGATCCCTACCACCAATATCTCACCAATGATACCTTCCGTGTGGAACTCATCACCACTGCGGCCAATGGTTGTACCGATACGTCCCTACAGCCGATCACCCCTTGGAAGTTTGGGCATATCTGGGTTCCCAACGCTATGGCTCCACAGGCTGGTTCGGGAGATTACGCCTTGTTTTTGCCCAAGGGGATCGGACTTGAGATCTACCAGATCGCGGTCTACTCACGCTGGGGAGATCTACTGTGGACCTCGGACAAACTCATCGAGGGGCAGCCAGCGGAGGGTTGGGACGGCACGGTGAATGGCCAAGCCGTATCTCCGGGCGTCTACACTTGGCAACTGATCCGCGCGAGATTTGCCGACGGACGCGAGGAAACCAGACAGGGAACCCTGACCCTGATCAGATAA
- a CDS encoding PorP/SprF family type IX secretion system membrane protein, whose protein sequence is MFRKLTARLLSLWLLVIPLGVTAQDAIFSQYFTQKMNLNPAMTGFEGGTSLNMNFRSQWPGVDGWANGYETEVISLETDMPCQQSALGLSYLRTQAGASQYTLNHFSVGYAWHTRNLDPKGLGGEFRLGLKASGSFLQLDWDDLLFSDQYDATMPNIVLPTALPIFGQDQSQWYMDLDFGMAYSYNFKLIGKSPTRRLTTGLSFHHLVRANPTLYFGPDTLPVRTRLHFSYVHGASYGAQMMYFVPMLKIDLQKATNGPMQGGTWFQAWTAGVGFNIKKKGKGGVGLWGGFWHQSNRFVGDPEDTNALSFAGGLRYPISGKRGADNSIRVGISYDYTYSGLRSNSLGVVELSLSFRFSEMSIVTCKTTNIDRICELY, encoded by the coding sequence ATGTTCCGCAAATTGACGGCTAGACTCCTAAGTCTTTGGCTGCTGGTCATCCCATTGGGTGTCACGGCTCAAGACGCCATATTCAGCCAGTACTTTACACAGAAGATGAATTTGAATCCTGCCATGACGGGATTCGAGGGAGGTACCTCTCTCAATATGAATTTCCGCTCCCAATGGCCGGGCGTAGATGGCTGGGCCAATGGCTACGAGACAGAAGTAATCTCATTGGAAACAGACATGCCCTGTCAGCAATCTGCGTTGGGCCTTTCCTACCTCCGGACCCAAGCAGGCGCCAGTCAGTATACCTTGAATCATTTTTCTGTGGGATATGCATGGCATACTCGCAACCTTGACCCCAAGGGATTGGGGGGAGAATTTCGACTTGGGCTTAAGGCCTCGGGGAGTTTCCTCCAACTGGACTGGGATGACCTACTATTCAGTGACCAATACGACGCAACGATGCCCAACATCGTGTTACCGACCGCGCTTCCCATTTTCGGACAAGACCAAAGCCAGTGGTACATGGACCTCGATTTTGGGATGGCGTACAGCTACAATTTCAAGCTCATCGGCAAGAGTCCCACGCGGAGATTGACAACGGGATTGAGCTTCCATCACCTTGTTCGAGCCAATCCCACCCTGTACTTCGGTCCCGATACCTTGCCTGTGCGGACGAGACTCCACTTCAGCTATGTACACGGCGCGAGCTATGGTGCGCAGATGATGTACTTTGTCCCCATGCTAAAAATCGACCTTCAAAAAGCCACCAACGGCCCTATGCAAGGAGGCACTTGGTTTCAGGCATGGACTGCTGGGGTGGGATTCAATATCAAGAAGAAAGGTAAAGGCGGTGTTGGGCTGTGGGGCGGATTCTGGCATCAATCCAATCGATTTGTGGGCGACCCTGAAGACACCAACGCCCTCTCGTTTGCGGGCGGGTTGAGGTATCCGATTTCGGGAAAAAGAGGTGCAGACAACTCCATACGCGTCGGCATCAGCTATGACTACACCTATTCCGGTCTTCGAAGCAATTCGTTAGGGGTAGTGGAATTGTCCCTGTCCTTTCGATTCAGCGAAATGAGCATCGTCACCTGCAAAACCACCAACATCGACCGTATTTGCGAACTGTACTAA
- a CDS encoding DinB family protein has product MNSESMIAILLVEETRRRLFDESFPRAKQCLETLSESEIWASPNANTNSVGNLILHLCGNARQWIISGLGGVLDTRTRQVEFDSKGTHSRAELIQMVEDLERDLGPVLAQITPEKLIARHPVQGYEESGVSILVHVVEHFSYHVGQITHIVKALKNVDTGYYAGEDLG; this is encoded by the coding sequence ATGAATTCTGAATCGATGATTGCCATTTTATTGGTGGAAGAAACTCGAAGAAGGTTGTTTGATGAAAGTTTTCCCAGAGCCAAACAATGCCTCGAAACACTCTCCGAGTCAGAAATTTGGGCGAGTCCAAACGCGAATACCAACAGTGTTGGAAACCTGATTTTGCACTTGTGTGGAAATGCCCGTCAATGGATCATTTCTGGGCTGGGAGGAGTTCTGGATACGCGTACCCGTCAGGTGGAATTCGATTCAAAAGGGACGCATTCCCGAGCAGAATTGATCCAGATGGTGGAGGATTTGGAGCGAGATTTGGGACCGGTATTGGCACAGATTACCCCCGAAAAATTGATCGCCAGACACCCCGTACAAGGGTACGAGGAATCTGGCGTATCTATTCTGGTGCATGTAGTGGAGCATTTTTCCTACCACGTCGGCCAGATCACCCACATTGTGAAGGCACTCAAAAATGTGGATACCGGGTATTATGCCGGTGAAGATCTGGGGTAA
- the purB gene encoding adenylosuccinate lyase: MELNSLTAISPLDGRYRAKLAPLGHFFSEYALIRYRIRIEVEYLIDLFDQGVKPLSPLSDAERAFLRSLYEEFSEADAARVKEIERTTNHDVKAIEYIIKEKIDASGHDKLIQLKEFVHFGLTSQDINNTATPLMMKEGIEEQYLPRIREIIAELDTFAAEWLNIPMLARTHGQPASPTTLGKEIAVFAARLRRQVNELAELPYPAKFGGATGNLNAHYIAYPTHDWQGFAKSFVEGTLGLERTYPTTQIEHYDGLARIFDCLKRINSILIDLCQDVWIYISQEYFRQKVKAGEVGSSAMPHKVNPIDFENGEGNCGLSTALLEFLSRKLPVSRLQRDLTDSTILRNVGAAVGYAYLAQGSILKGLGKLLVNENAIARDLNANWAVLAEAIQTILRREGFANPYEMLRDLTRGNASVTAESLAAFVDNLEVSDAIKAELKALSPQQYVGSATQL; encoded by the coding sequence ATGGAACTCAATAGTTTGACCGCCATCTCTCCTTTGGATGGCAGATACCGGGCAAAATTGGCCCCTTTGGGTCATTTCTTCTCAGAATATGCCCTGATTCGCTACCGGATCAGAATCGAAGTTGAATACCTGATCGACCTCTTTGATCAAGGAGTCAAGCCCCTTTCTCCACTTTCAGATGCTGAGCGTGCTTTCTTGCGTAGCCTTTATGAAGAATTTTCCGAGGCAGATGCAGCGCGTGTCAAGGAGATCGAGCGCACCACCAACCACGATGTCAAGGCGATCGAGTATATCATCAAAGAAAAAATCGACGCCTCTGGACATGACAAATTGATCCAGCTCAAGGAGTTCGTTCATTTTGGATTGACCTCCCAAGACATCAACAATACCGCTACCCCGTTGATGATGAAGGAAGGAATCGAGGAGCAATACCTGCCTCGCATTCGTGAGATCATCGCCGAACTAGATACATTCGCAGCGGAATGGCTCAATATCCCGATGCTTGCTCGTACCCACGGCCAGCCTGCTTCTCCTACCACCCTCGGAAAGGAAATTGCCGTATTCGCAGCGCGCCTTCGTCGTCAGGTGAATGAATTGGCCGAGCTTCCATACCCAGCCAAATTCGGTGGGGCTACCGGAAACTTGAATGCCCACTACATCGCCTACCCAACACACGATTGGCAGGGATTTGCCAAGTCTTTTGTGGAAGGGACCTTGGGACTTGAGCGTACGTATCCGACCACCCAAATCGAGCACTACGATGGATTGGCGAGGATTTTTGATTGCCTCAAGCGCATCAATTCCATCTTGATCGATCTGTGCCAAGATGTCTGGATTTACATCAGCCAAGAATATTTCCGCCAGAAAGTCAAAGCAGGTGAGGTAGGATCTTCCGCCATGCCTCACAAAGTCAATCCAATTGACTTCGAAAACGGAGAAGGAAACTGTGGACTATCCACTGCCTTGCTGGAATTCCTGAGCCGAAAATTGCCGGTATCCAGACTTCAACGTGACTTGACGGACTCCACCATTCTCCGCAATGTGGGAGCAGCAGTCGGGTATGCGTACTTGGCACAGGGCTCCATCTTGAAAGGGCTCGGCAAGTTGCTGGTCAATGAAAACGCCATTGCCAGAGACTTGAACGCCAACTGGGCCGTATTGGCCGAGGCGATTCAAACCATTTTGCGTCGAGAAGGATTTGCCAATCCCTACGAAATGTTGCGTGATTTGACGCGCGGAAATGCTTCCGTGACGGCTGAATCATTGGCAGCATTTGTGGACAACCTGGAAGTATCCGATGCGATCAAAGCAGAATTGAAAGCGCTCTCCCCTCAGCAATATGTGGGAAGTGCTACCCAACTGTAG